The Streptomyces sp. NBC_01298 genome contains the following window.
ACTCCGCCACCTCCCGCATCTGCACCGCGTCGAAGCCGCCCCGGCTCGCCAACTGGGCGCTGGCGTGCAGGATCCTCCTGCGGCGTGCCTCCTGGCGCTCCGTCAGGGGCGGAGACGCCGGTGTGGTGACGGCTGGGGTCACGGCCTTCGCTTCCGCTGTCATCTGTCCCGTTCCGGTTCCAAGGCGTTTCAGTTCCAGGGCGTTCAGGTCTGCGCCGGAGCGACCACGCGCGCTGCCCCGGGCTGTCGTGCGCCCCAGCATGGCAGGCGCCCGATCCGTGGCGCGAATCACCCGCCACCCCTCTTACGGTGTGGTTTCCGGCCGGTAGATTCAATGCTCTTCAACGGATCAAGTCTGAAACTTGTTCTACATTATCCGAGCGGTTACGCTCCGGCGAAAGTGCAGGGAGAAGGGGGCCGAGAGTGACCGCAGAGGCCATGGTGACGAGCCCTCTCACGGGTCCGGCCGCCGACGGCGGCCGCCCGTTGCGGATCGCACTCCTCACCTATAAGGGGAACCCGTTCTGCGGTGGCCAGGGCGTCTACGTCCGCCACCTGGCGCGCGAGCTCGTGAAGCTGGGGCACCGCGTCGAGGTCATCGGCGCGCAGCCCTACCCGGTGCTCGACACCGACGCCCTCACCGGCGCCGGCGCCACCCTCACCGAGCTGCCCAGCCTGGACCTCTACCGCAGCCCCGACCCGTTCCGTACGCCGGGGCGCGACGAGTACCGCGACTGGATCGACGCCGTCGAGGTCGCCACCATGTGGACCGGCGGCTTCCCGGAGCCGCTGACCTTCTCGCTCCGCGCGCGCCGTCATCTGGCCTCCCGCGCGGGCGAGTTCGACGTCATCCACGACAACCAGACCCTCGGCTACGGGCTGTTGGCGGACCTCGGCGCCCCGCTGGTCACCACCATCCACCACCCCATCACCGTCGACCGCAAGCTGGACCTGGCCGCCGCCAAGGACCGCAGGAAGCGTGTCTCCGTACGGCGCTGGTACGGGTTCACGCGCATGCAGGGCCGCGTGGCCCGGCGGCTGGGCTCGGTGCTCACCGTCTCCGGCTCCTCCAAGAAGGAGATCGCCGAGCACCTCGGTGTCCGGGACGAGCGCATCCACGTCGTCCACATCGGCGCCGACACCGACCTGTGGTCGCCCGACGCCTCCGTGGCGGAGGTGCCCGGCCGGATCGTGACCACCTCCAGCGCCGACGTCCCGCTCAAGGGGCTCGTGCACCTCGTCGAGGCGCTCGCGAAGCTCCGTACAGAGCAGCCCGACGCGCACCTCGTCGTCGTCGGCAAGCGCGCCGAACGGGGACCGGTGGCCCGCGCGATCGAGACGTACGGACTCCAGGACGCCGTCCGCTTCGTCAAGGGCATCACCGACACCGAGCTCGTCGACCTCGTCCGCAGCGCCCAGATCGCCTGCGTGCCCTCGCTGTACGAGGGCTTCTCGCTCCCGGCGGCCGAGGCCATGGCCACCGGCACCCCGCTGGTCGCCACCACCGGCGGTGCGATTCCCGAGGTCACCGGCCCCGACGGCGAGAGCTGCCTCGCCGTGCCGCCCGGCGACGCGGGGGCGCTGGCCGCCGCGCTGGGCCGGCTGCTGGGCGACCCCGAACTGCGCACCCGGCTCGGCGCCGCCGGCCGCGAACGGGTGCTGTCCCGCTTCACCTGGGCCAAGGCCGCCGAGGGCACCGTCGTCCACTACCGCGCCGCCATCGAGCGCGCGGCGGCGGGCGCGAGAGCCGCCAAGGCGTCAAAGGCCCCGCAGGCCGCGACGACCCGGTGACCTCCCCCTTCCGTCCGATGCAGTTCCCCTCCCCACCCCGCGACCGCGAAGGCAGGACCACGTGCTGACCGTCGATTTCTCCCGGTTCCCGC
Protein-coding sequences here:
- a CDS encoding glycosyltransferase family 4 protein; amino-acid sequence: MTAEAMVTSPLTGPAADGGRPLRIALLTYKGNPFCGGQGVYVRHLARELVKLGHRVEVIGAQPYPVLDTDALTGAGATLTELPSLDLYRSPDPFRTPGRDEYRDWIDAVEVATMWTGGFPEPLTFSLRARRHLASRAGEFDVIHDNQTLGYGLLADLGAPLVTTIHHPITVDRKLDLAAAKDRRKRVSVRRWYGFTRMQGRVARRLGSVLTVSGSSKKEIAEHLGVRDERIHVVHIGADTDLWSPDASVAEVPGRIVTTSSADVPLKGLVHLVEALAKLRTEQPDAHLVVVGKRAERGPVARAIETYGLQDAVRFVKGITDTELVDLVRSAQIACVPSLYEGFSLPAAEAMATGTPLVATTGGAIPEVTGPDGESCLAVPPGDAGALAAALGRLLGDPELRTRLGAAGRERVLSRFTWAKAAEGTVVHYRAAIERAAAGARAAKASKAPQAATTR